The Macadamia integrifolia cultivar HAES 741 chromosome 4, SCU_Mint_v3, whole genome shotgun sequence genome contains the following window.
TTGGCATATTTCCCAGCAAATCATCAAGTCCCTCATAGAACCCAATCCCTGTAGCAACATTTTCATTCCCACTCCCTGCATCTGTTCCTTCCCCAGGTTCAGAATCCTCAACCTCACACCCTACTTTCCCATTCAAATCAAGTTTCCCCAATTTTCGGGTTGATCTATTTTCAACTTTCTTAACCTGGGGGCCTCTACCCATCTGTTTTTGGGTTCTCTTTGCAACTGTCTTCTTCCTTTGCAGCCTTGCAGTAGCAACTTTGGGAACCTCCATCcttccatcaccatcaccacccCCTTTCTTAGCCTTCCCCGGAGAGTTCCGATCTCTGTTATTCACTTTCTCTTCTGGTTCCCCAGATTTCTCATTTGACACAGGTCTCACCTTAACCTGAGTAGGAAAATTCCCCTTGTCAATAATATCTACCGAACTATCATCATTTCCCCCAGTAGCATTACGAATACCTTCAGCTTGAGATTGAGGTGTAAACATGGAAGAGAAAGGCATCCAATTAGGAAACCCAGCATTTTTGTCTGTAGAGCTACGATTCCCTCCAGGCTGAAGATTAGGAGGATACATCGGAGGTGAAGAAGACGTCCAACTAGAAAAGCTAGGAAATTTAGGTTTACCGCCACCAGACTTAGAGTCTGAGAAAGCCAGAGGGAAGAAACCCCAGCAATAGAAGAACTCTTCCTCCCCGGGTACAGCCGGAGGAACAGAATTAACCATCACAGCCTGAAAAGCCCTCTTACATTTCTCACACCTGAGACAGCACTCCTCGTAAATCCTAGGGTACTCATAGAGATTATAGCAATACGGACATGTCGTCCAGAAAGTCGACATCAACGATGGAGTTCTGTTGCTAGCCGAGTTAAAGATTTGCTCCTTAGGTGCCTTTCTCTTCCTGTTTCGAGGAGTTGGCTTTAcaggttgttgttgttgtaggttGTGGTTTGAAACGATTTTGGAGAAGAGATTGAGCTCGTTATCATAGAGAGGCTTTTTGGATGGATTAGATAAAACAGCCCAAGCATCGACGACGAGCTTGAACGCGTCATCGGCGAAGGCGGATTTGTTCTTGTCCGGATGTAAGAGCAAAGCCAGTTTCCTGTACTTTTTCTTTATGAGTTCCAGATCGTTAGATTGACAACCGATTTGCAGGATTGCGTACCAGTCCAAGTGATTGTTGATCCGCTTCTCGGCTGCCAGAAGAACATCGACGATGGCAAGGATCTGCTCGATTCCGTCAAGGAAAGGATCGGCTTTTTGAGCTCGAACTGCAAAATTCTTGCTTCCTATGAGATCTCGAACTGAAAGAAGCTTCTCTGCAATTTCTAGACATCGTTGAGCTTCGGCTCTTCCGCTACTTCCCCCTTCCATGGATTCCGCTCTACTTTTTTCACTCTCTCTGCTACCTCTCCACCGAGCGAGCCAACAAGAAGAGATCGAATTGTTTGGTGGCATTCTAAAAGGAGATGGTGAGATGGTGAACTGGTGAAAAGACGGGAAGAGGAGAAACTTGAAATTCCAAATTTAGTTCACTCTTTCATCAAAATTACATATCTCAGTTAGAATAAGATTAGAGAAGAATGAGGGCTTTTCTGTCTTTCAGGATCCCCTAACGATCCCTTCATTAGCGAGGTGTGACTGTGAGACACGTGTTTTTTCAGTACTCAGGTTTGTTTTGATTGCTTCTTTCTAATTAAGGGCCGACAGCATTTAGTACTTGTTC
Protein-coding sequences here:
- the LOC122075726 gene encoding uncharacterized protein LOC122075726 produces the protein MEGGSSGRAEAQRCLEIAEKLLSVRDLIGSKNFAVRAQKADPFLDGIEQILAIVDVLLAAEKRINNHLDWYAILQIGCQSNDLELIKKKYRKLALLLHPDKNKSAFADDAFKLVVDAWAVLSNPSKKPLYDNELNLFSKIVSNHNLQQQQPVKPTPRNRKRKAPKEQIFNSASNRTPSLMSTFWTTCPYCYNLYEYPRIYEECCLRCEKCKRAFQAVMVNSVPPAVPGEEEFFYCWGFFPLAFSDSKSGGGKPKFPSFSSWTSSSPPMYPPNLQPGGNRSSTDKNAGFPNWMPFSSMFTPQSQAEGIRNATGGNDDSSVDIIDKGNFPTQVKVRPVSNEKSGEPEEKVNNRDRNSPGKAKKGGGDGDGRMEVPKVATARLQRKKTVAKRTQKQMGRGPQVKKVENRSTRKLGKLDLNGKVGCEVEDSEPGEGTDAGSGNENVATGIGFYEGLDDLLGNMPILNVVDDGGKVEGGDA